In Chthoniobacterales bacterium, the sequence GTGCTGGCGACGAAGAGGAGCCCGTAGATTTCCCCGACTGATTTCGGCCAGCCCAACAGCCGGAGGAGATTGATGAACATTTCGATCGACTCCACCTCGAGCAGCGTCAGATCGGATCGCTTGCGCTTTGGCGGGGCTGCTTCAAGAACTGGCATCAGAAGCAGTGATGATAACCGCTGCTTCGGAGGCTTCAATAAAAAATGAAATCCGTAGAGAAATGCAAATCACGGCTATCGATTAGGAAAATACCCGCATTGGTCTATTACTGGGATATAAATCCTTCGGCGATGGCGGCGGATCGCAGACGTTGATCGGCGGTGAGAAAAGAAAACGTCTCCGGTTGCTCGCGACAAAAGATGAGTGCGGCGGCTAGCTGGAAAGCATCGGCTGCACGAAGAGGGTGGACGCGCAGCAGGCGGATCGCCCGACTGCGGACTTCGCGCGTGGGGGCGACCTCGATCCAATGCGTCGTCAGTTTTTCCATATGCTGACGCGCTCTGGATTCGTCTATTGATGTCATCTCGTGCTCACGCAAGCGGCGACTGAGCGAAGACTCCACCTCTGCCAAACTTCCGAACCACACAATCATATCGGGATCATCCAAAAGCTGCTGCTCACGCCTGGCGGAGTCAGCCTCAGGCACCAGCAGGGGTATGATGGCGGAGGAAT encodes:
- a CDS encoding type II toxin-antitoxin system VapC family toxin → MKFWDSSAIIPLLVPEADSARREQQLLDDPDMIVWFGSLAEVESSLSRRLREHEMTSIDESRARQHMEKLTTHWIEVAPTREVRSRAIRLLRVHPLRAADAFQLAAALIFCREQPETFSFLTADQRLRSAAIAEGFISQ